The stretch of DNA CCGCTTCCATCTCCATTTCCAGATGAAACTCCCTCCGGAGGATCTGATGCAGCTCCCGACCGTTCAGCGAACTGTTCACAGTAGAAAGCAATATCTTGGATCTGTCAAAATCAAAAACTCTCTGGCACTCACAGGCCTGCGGCGTCACCAGCCGGATATACTTACACTCGGAAAGACGCCTGCGTGCTTTTTCCAGATTCTCCGTAAACACACGGAACATCTCATCCCCCTCACGCTCCAGCTTATCCATGCACGCATCAATGCTGCTCATAAGAATATAAGAAGGACTGCTGCTCTGATAGATTCCCAGAAAACGCTTCAGTTTTTGCCGGCTCACCCGATCACTGCACAGATGGAGCACCCCCGTCTGAGTCAAACAGGGCAGCGTCTTATGCACACTGTTGATCACCACATCCGCACCAAGCTGCGCCGCAGACACCGGAAAATAATCCGAAAACCGAAAATGCGCCCCGTGAGCCTCATCAACGATCAACGGCACACCATAGTGATGCGCGATCTCCGCGATCCTCGCCACATCCGACACGATCCCGTCATAAGTCGGCGAAGTGATCAGCACCGCCTGGATATCCGGATTTTCCGCCAGATACATTTCCACACGGCCGGGTGAAATCCCTCCGTTTATCCCCAATTTCGGATCTTCATGTGGATAAATATACGTAGCACTCAGCTCCCGCAGATAAATCGCATGGTAAACCGCCTTATGGCAGTTCCTTGCCACCAGGATCTGTCCCCCCTTATCCACAGCCGCAGACACCGCCGCCAGAATCGCCCCGGAGCTTCCATTAATACTGTAAAAACTCTCCGGCACACCATAAAGCCGTGCAGCATCCTCCTGGGCCCTTTTCAAAATATCCTCAGCATGATGCAGGTTATCAAACCCGTCAATCTCCGTAATATCCCTCTCCACCGGAAAATCCCCCTCCACAGCCAGCGGATTCCTCTTATGCCCCGGCATATGAAACGGATAAAAATCACTCTTACCATACGCTTCCAGTTTCTTGTATAATCTGTCTTCCATAGTTCGTCCTTTTCATCTTAAAAACAAGGAGGGGCTATCACCATACGATATTCCCCTCCATTTTTATCACATTTCTGTCACACCTTAAACCGGTACCCCACACCCCAGATCGTCTCAATATACTGCGGCTTGGCCGTATTAAACTCGATCTTCTCACGGATCTTCTTGATATGCACCGTAACTGTAGCGATATCACCCACAGACTCCATATCCCAGATCTCCCGGAAAAGCTCCTCCTTGGTAAAAACCCTGTTCGGATTCTCAGCCAGAAAAGTCAAAAGATCAAACTCCTTGGTAGTAAACGTAGTCTCCTCACCATTGACCCACACACGCCTGGCCGTCTTATCGATCTTAATACCACGGATCTCGATCACATCATTCTTATGCACATTGGAACCAACCAGCCGGTTATAACGCTCCATATGCGCCTTCACACGTGCAACCAGCTCACTTGGGCTGAACGGCTTGGTCATATAATCATCCGCGCCAAGACCCAGTCCCCGGATCTTATCGATATCATCCTTCTTGGCCGAAACCATAATGATCGGCGTATTCTTCTCCTCACGGACCTGCCGGCAGATATCAAAGCCATCCACCTCCGGAAGCATCAGATCCAGGATGATCAGATCAAACTCCTCCTTCATGGCACGTACAAGCCCCGTATCACCACGATTCTCGATCTCCACCTCAAAACCCGAAAGCTCCAGGTAATCCTTCTCCAGATCCGCGATCGCTTCCTCATCCTCTATGATCAAAATCCTACTCATTCATCGGTACCTCCTGATATTTTCTGAGAACAAAATACATGATCGTTCCGATTCCCAGCCGGCTTGTGGCCCAGACCTTTCCACCATGATCCTCCATGATCTTCTTTACGATGGAAAGTCCGATACCGCTTCCTCCCTTGGAAGAATTCCTGGAAACATCGGTACGGTAAAAACGGTCAAAAATATACGGCAGATCCTTGGCGGCAATACCCTTGCCGTTATCCTCGATCTCCACCTGGATAAAATCACCCACATCCTTCACCCGGAGCTGGATGATCCCCCTTGGCTTCTCCATATACTTAATGGCATTACTCACAATATTATGGATCACACGGCGGATCTGCTCACCATCCGCAATAACCTGCACACCCTTCTCCACATAATTGGCATACACAAGCTCGATCCCCCTGGTCTCCATCTCAAGCCCAAGCTCCTCCGCACAATCCGAAAAATAATCCTCCACATTCAGCTTGCTGAACGTATACGGAATACGGTTGGTATCGATCTTGGAATAAAAGGTCAGCTCATTGATCAGATGATCCATCTCATTGGTCTTATTATAAATGGTACGCACATACCGGTCCATCTTCTCCGGCGTATCCGCCACACCATCCATGATTCCCTCCACATAACCCTTCACCGCAGTGATCGGCGTCTTCAGGTCATGGGAAATATTGCTGATCAGCTCCTTATTCTCCTTATCCATCAGGATCTTCTCTTCCGTGGACTCCTTCAGACGCTTACGCATCTCCTCAAAATCCTGGCAAAGCTGGGAAAATTCATCATTCCCCTCAACCTCCAGCACAAAATCCAGATTCCCCTCCTTGATGTTCTTGGTAGCCTTCTTAAGCTTCACCAGCGGAACCGCAATACTCCTGTAGATCCACAGCCCCACTGACAAAGCAGTAAAAACAAGGATGATCGTTGCGGTCAGGATCATATCCTTGGCCATCAGCTTCACCTGGTTACTGGAAGACTGCGCCAGAGAAATATCATAGACCATCTGGCTGGAGTCCGAAGCCTGGCTGCTGCTCTCCTGCACATGCCTCGCCTGCGTCTGGCTGAACCCGTACAGACTTGCGGAAAAAAGAAGCAACGGCAGCAAGATGATCGCAACGAAGCCCACAATAATACGTGTTTTTAACTTCATCTGTATCTCCGTCCTTTATAAATTCACACATTCACATACACGTATTATAACATAAACTATATTCCCTATCTCTAAATTTTCTATAAAAAAGCCCCCGGTACTGATACTACCGGGGGCTTCACTCTTTATTCTTCTGAAACGATTATTCGTAGCTGTTGCAAAGATACTTCTTCAGAGTCTCAACCTTGTCCAGATGCTCCCATGGAAGATCAACATCTGTACGGCCGAAATGACCATAAGCAGCAGTCTGCTTGTAGATCGGACGGCGAAGGTCAAGCATCTTGATGATACCAGCCGGACGAAGATCAAAATTCTCACGAACGATCTCAACAAGCTTGGTCTCAGAAAGCTTACCTGTTCCGAAGGTATTCACACTGACAGAAGTCGGATGCGCAACACCGATCGCATAGGAAAGCTGAATCTCACACTTGTCAGCAAGACCGGCTGCAACAATGTTCTTTGCAACATAACGTGCAGCATAAGCAGCAGAACGGTCAACCTTTGTGCAATCCTTACCGGAAAAAGCACCGCCGCCGTGACGTCCTGTTCCGCCGTAGGTATCAACGATGATCTTACGACCTGTCAGACCACTGTCACCGTGAGGTCCGCCGATAACAAAACGACCTGTCGGATTGATGAAATACTTCGTATCCGCATCAACCATATCAGCCGGAATGATCGCATCAAAAACATACTTCTTAATATCCTCATGGATCTGCTCCTGAGTAACATCCGGATCATGCTGTGTAGAGCATACAACAGCATCGATTCTCTTCGGCTTGCCAGCCTCATCATACTCAACAGTAACCTGAGTCTTTCCATCTGGTCTTAAATATTTCAGAGTGCCGTCCTTACGAACCTTTGTCAGCTGCTGAGCAAGCTTGTGAGCCATGTTGATGGCATATGGCATATACTCCTCAGTCTCATTGGAAGCATAACCAAACTGAAGACCCTGGTCACCGGCACCGATGGAATCCAGCTCGTCCTCATTCATATCGTCCTCTTTCTGCTCAAGAGCCTTGTCAACACCCATAGCGATATCTGTGGACTGCTTGTCAAGTGATGTGATAACCGCACAGGTATCTGCGTCAAAGCCATAATCCGCATTGTCATATCCGATCTCACGGATAGTATCGCGAACGATCTTCTGGATATCAACATTAGCCTTGGTTGTGATCTCGCCCATAACAAGTACAAGACCTGTTGTAGTAGCAGTCTCGCAGGCAACACGGCTCATCGGATCCTGTGCCATCATAGCATCAAGGATCGCATCGGAAATAGAGTCGCAGACCTTGTCAGGATGACCCTCAGTTACAGATTCAGATGTAAATAAAATTTTCTCCATGATCTTCTCCTTTTGTAATAAAACAATGGTTATATACATAAAAAACAGCCCGTACAATCCGGACTGTTTAAATTCTGTAAACAATCCTCTTATTGTTCGATTGCTCGCTCAGGTTGGCACCTTCCTGGGTTATCCGGGGTTGCCGTGGCTTCATAGATCCTTTGTATCTCCACCACTCTGAATAAAAGGCTATCTTTTATGAAATTTACTGCAACACATACAATATACTTATCATACCAAAATGTCAAGAGCAATTTTCGATAAAAAATATCACCCGCTGCTTTTTCATCCCCAATACGTAAATATTCCAAAAAAAGAACCGGGCATCCACATCGCCCGGTTCTTCCATTGATCATCCTTCAGAACGATCCGTTATTTATTTTTTCTTCTTTCTCTTAACTCCATAAGCTGCACCACCGCCAACAATGATCGCTGCTGCAAGGATTCCAACCCATACGCCGATCGGTGTATCATCGCCGGTCTTTACAGAACGTCTTGCTGTACCGCTGGTATCGTTCGGAGCAGTTCCGCCCGCTGTACCATTATTCGGGATCGGAGTGATCCGATCATTTCCACCATGATTTGCTCCAGGTGTAGCAGTCGGAATCGGTGTCGGCTCGGAAGAAAGACTGTTGGTGATCTCCTTTGTTACAGTATATCGGTTATCATTATTCAGTGTAACCTCACCCTGACCGGTAACTGTATACTTAAAGGTATCATCATCAACCGGATTTCCATCCTTATCCGTCTCCAGAACAGTATAAGTAACACTGTTGATCTCCTGATCCATTGGAAGATCCACCATTACCTGAACACTATCATTCTGTTTCAGAGTCACTACCTTCTCAAGCGTCAGCTCACCGTTACTTTCAGTGGAGAACAAACCTGCATAGAACGTATCATCCACAGTAGAAGCAACACCATCGATCATCACATTCTTCTTAATGTTGATATATCCGTTACGGCTGAATATATCGGAAATCTTTGTATAATAGTTATTTACATAAGCCGCTGCCTCAGTAGCACCACTATCTCCACCGATCACAACCTGATTGGACTTCTCTTCACTCTCGCCATTCAGCTTCGTTACATTGTAGTAGTAAAGATTCTCCTCATCCACCTCGATCTTCGTATTCTGCTGAAGAAGATTTCCATCCTCATCCAGCTCAAATACATAATAGGTGCCATCCGGAACATCCGTCCATGTAGCTGTACCACTGGAAGCATTCTGGATATGGATATCCTTTAAATAATCATCACGGAACGGGATCGTACCTTCCTGATCCGAAAAAACGCCAACCTTATAAGTTACATCCTCTTTCGTTTCCAGAGGAATCACATTGTCGTTCTCATCAACATTATAGATTCTCTTCGTAACCTGGATCTGTGTATGCTGTTTCGTTGAAGTCTTCGGATATGCCTGTACATCATACATCCAGCCCTGCTCCTGATCTGCAAAAGGAACGGAGATCAGCATCGGTGAAACCGCAACACTGCTGTTCGCATCTGTCTGCACCACCAGATACATGCCCTCAGCCAGATCGGTAACAGTAATATTACCCTCTGCATCAGAGGTTCTGGACAGCCCCCACACATCCACGCTTCCGCTGCTGATCATATCTGCCAGCTGCCCTGCTGCTTCATACCAGCCGTCAGCCGTCGTGATGGAACCAAAATCGATTGCTGCGGCAGCCAGTGCCTCATCCAGCACGAAATGCACATTGCCATCAAAATTCACACTGCCAACCTTGTAGATCGTCAGCCCTACATCCGGCAGCGGAGTCTGGTTTCCCTCCTCATCCGCCTGCTGAACCGTCAACGTCAGATTACCTGTTTTTCCAGCTTCATAATCCCCGGCGAAAACCGGCTGCAAAACACTCGTGACCAGCATAGCCGTCAGCATCAGAACAGCCAGAAGGCTCCGGAATATTTTCCCTTGCTTTCTTCTATTTTTCATCGCTCTCTGCCTCCTCTTTCCTTTCTGAAAGCTGCTTCTTTTTCCGTTTTTTGTCCCTATGACGGACGATCAGATAAATCAGCAGGATCAGAACAACAAGCACTGCAGCGCCGCCGGCCAGAACCCTCTTCGGATCCACAACAGCAAGCTTCTGCGGTATCGTTTCGTCATTCTTTGTATCTTCCACCACATATTTCGTCCGCACTCCCCGGACAAGAAGCCTGTGGGTGTTAACTCCATAAGGGGTACACGTGATCAGAGTCACATGATCTTCACCCTCGATAATATCCAGGTCACTGGTCTCATCCGGAAGCACCGTCTTGATCTGATCCACCTTGTAGGCCAGATGCTTGCCAAGAATGTGCAGGATAAAAATATCTCCCTTTTCCATCTGATCCAGATCTGTAAAAAGTTTCGCATTCGGAAGACCTCGATGCGCCGCCAGAACCGCATGGGTGCTCTTGCCTCCGATAGGAAGGCTGGTACCCTCCACGTGGCCCACACCCTTTTCCAGCACGGTCTTGCTCAGTCCGTGATAGATAGCCAGCTTCGCTTTGATCTTCGGGATCTCGATACTCCCCATCAGACCATCACCGTTAGGATCCAGAACCCTGTCATAAGGATGACTCAGCTCATAAGTATCCTCTTCCTCAAAAGCATCTACAATGGCATTCACCGGATGCTCGGCATTATACTCCTTCGCCTCTTTCCACAGCCTGTCATAGTCGTTGTCCGAAAGCTCCGTTACCGCTTCCTCGTACTTACTGACCAGCTGTGCATTACGGTACTGGTTCCACATATCACTGATCGTAGGATAAAGGAACACACCCGCCCCTGCCAGAAACACCAGGGCAATAATGATGTTCAGGACAACATTACTCTTTTTCTTTTTTTTCTTTTTAGCCATAAACTATTTCCTGCGTCGTTTTTTGTTCTGAACAGAATTGATACCGGCAACCAGGATCACCGCGATCACAATTCCGATCACAACACAGAGAGCAAGCATCGGAAGCGTCGGATTGGTGATTCCGGTAACCTTCTTCTCTGCTTTCTGAACCGCCTTCGCAGCCTTCATCGGAACTCTGTGTCCCCTCACCAGAAGTCTGTGCGTATTCACCGCATAAGGCGTACACGTAACCAGCGTTACATAATCATCCCCAGCCGTGATACCCAGAGACTCTGTCTGCTCCGGAAGAACGGTAAGAATCTGATCCACCTCGTAGGCAAGCGTCTTACCTAGCACATGCAGGTAAAAAACATCTCCCTCTTCCACAAGATTCAGATCTGTAAAAAGTTTCGCACTTGGAAGACCTCTGTGTGCCGACAAAATACAATGGGTACTCTTGCCGCCAACCGGAAGACTGCTGCCGAACAAATGACCGGCGCCCTTCTCCAGAGACTCATCTGTCGTGTAATGATAGATTGGAATGCTCACATCGATCACAGGAATCTCCACATACCCCATCATTCCATCACCATTCAGGTTCAGAAGAGACTCATATGTACTGTCCGTCTGGCCATCCCTCACGGAAAAAGCATCCGGCACACTTTCCTGCTTGATCTGTTCGTTATACTCCTGTGCTGCCTTCCACATGCTGTCAATCTTCTCCGAATTATCATCCGAAGAAACACTGCTGCTATAATTACTGATCAGCAGGCTGTCCCTGTACCGGTTCCAGGCATCACTGACCATTGGATACAGCAGTATGGACAACCCTATCAGAAACAGCAAACCAAGTCCAATATAATTTTTCTTCTTATTCTTTCTCATAGGTTTCTCCATACTGTTGTATTACCATTCCGGCCCCCGAAGGGGCCGGGCGGTAATGATTTCTTCAACAGAATAATCAGAAACTATTCTGTCTTAATACTTGCTTTGTCGTTGCTTATAAATAATTTTTGAATTGAATCGATCCGGCAATCAAACGATTACTCCTCAGATCCTTTTCTGCGGCTGATGAAGAAAGCACCAGCAGCGCCAGCCATAACTACAACACCGATGATAGTGAAGAGGTATGTTCCCATGCCACCTGTGGATGGAAGGGAGTTGAGTTTTGTGTTATATTTATTTATTGGATCTGAAATAACATCTGTTGAAGCTTTTGCTTCAGTCACTTTTTCATTAAGTGTTACTGTGACTTTATTTGGAGTTGCATCCAGGCTATATCCTGTAGGCGCTTCTACCTCTTCAAAGTAATAGTCTCCTAAATCTAAGCCTGATACTGTTGCCTCACCCTTCCCATCAGTTACAATAATTCCAATACCCTTTGTATTACCATTTTTAATATCTGTCTTTACATCTGAATTAACAGCCTCTGTCCAACCAGCAAGTTTACCATCGTCTGTCAATTTCGCATATTCTTTTTTACCATTATTCTCTCTGTATACTACAAATTTAGCATTTGGAAGTAACTTCTCAC from Blautia sp. SC05B48 encodes:
- a CDS encoding response regulator transcription factor, producing MSRILIIEDEEAIADLEKDYLELSGFEVEIENRGDTGLVRAMKEEFDLIILDLMLPEVDGFDICRQVREEKNTPIIMVSAKKDDIDKIRGLGLGADDYMTKPFSPSELVARVKAHMERYNRLVGSNVHKNDVIEIRGIKIDKTARRVWVNGEETTFTTKEFDLLTFLAENPNRVFTKEELFREIWDMESVGDIATVTVHIKKIREKIEFNTAKPQYIETIWGVGYRFKV
- a CDS encoding class C sortase, whose amino-acid sequence is MAKKKKKKKSNVVLNIIIALVFLAGAGVFLYPTISDMWNQYRNAQLVSKYEEAVTELSDNDYDRLWKEAKEYNAEHPVNAIVDAFEEEDTYELSHPYDRVLDPNGDGLMGSIEIPKIKAKLAIYHGLSKTVLEKGVGHVEGTSLPIGGKSTHAVLAAHRGLPNAKLFTDLDQMEKGDIFILHILGKHLAYKVDQIKTVLPDETSDLDIIEGEDHVTLITCTPYGVNTHRLLVRGVRTKYVVEDTKNDETIPQKLAVVDPKRVLAGGAAVLVVLILLIYLIVRHRDKKRKKKQLSERKEEAESDEK
- a CDS encoding sensor histidine kinase — protein: MKLKTRIIVGFVAIILLPLLLFSASLYGFSQTQARHVQESSSQASDSSQMVYDISLAQSSSNQVKLMAKDMILTATIILVFTALSVGLWIYRSIAVPLVKLKKATKNIKEGNLDFVLEVEGNDEFSQLCQDFEEMRKRLKESTEEKILMDKENKELISNISHDLKTPITAVKGYVEGIMDGVADTPEKMDRYVRTIYNKTNEMDHLINELTFYSKIDTNRIPYTFSKLNVEDYFSDCAEELGLEMETRGIELVYANYVEKGVQVIADGEQIRRVIHNIVSNAIKYMEKPRGIIQLRVKDVGDFIQVEIEDNGKGIAAKDLPYIFDRFYRTDVSRNSSKGGSGIGLSIVKKIMEDHGGKVWATSRLGIGTIMYFVLRKYQEVPMNE
- a CDS encoding pilin N-terminal domain-containing protein, whose protein sequence is MKNRRKQGKIFRSLLAVLMLTAMLVTSVLQPVFAGDYEAGKTGNLTLTVQQADEEGNQTPLPDVGLTIYKVGSVNFDGNVHFVLDEALAAAAIDFGSITTADGWYEAAGQLADMISSGSVDVWGLSRTSDAEGNITVTDLAEGMYLVVQTDANSSVAVSPMLISVPFADQEQGWMYDVQAYPKTSTKQHTQIQVTKRIYNVDENDNVIPLETKEDVTYKVGVFSDQEGTIPFRDDYLKDIHIQNASSGTATWTDVPDGTYYVFELDEDGNLLQQNTKIEVDEENLYYYNVTKLNGESEEKSNQVVIGGDSGATEAAAYVNNYYTKISDIFSRNGYINIKKNVMIDGVASTVDDTFYAGLFSTESNGELTLEKVVTLKQNDSVQVMVDLPMDQEINSVTYTVLETDKDGNPVDDDTFKYTVTGQGEVTLNNDNRYTVTKEITNSLSSEPTPIPTATPGANHGGNDRITPIPNNGTAGGTAPNDTSGTARRSVKTGDDTPIGVWVGILAAAIIVGGGAAYGVKRKKKK
- a CDS encoding aminotransferase class I/II-fold pyridoxal phosphate-dependent enzyme, producing MEDRLYKKLEAYGKSDFYPFHMPGHKRNPLAVEGDFPVERDITEIDGFDNLHHAEDILKRAQEDAARLYGVPESFYSINGSSGAILAAVSAAVDKGGQILVARNCHKAVYHAIYLRELSATYIYPHEDPKLGINGGISPGRVEMYLAENPDIQAVLITSPTYDGIVSDVARIAEIAHHYGVPLIVDEAHGAHFRFSDYFPVSAAQLGADVVINSVHKTLPCLTQTGVLHLCSDRVSRQKLKRFLGIYQSSSPSYILMSSIDACMDKLEREGDEMFRVFTENLEKARRRLSECKYIRLVTPQACECQRVFDFDRSKILLSTVNSSLNGRELHQILRREFHLEMEMEAENYVLALAAVGDTAEGFERLCDAIEEIDRRESLKYREEAVERVPLKNGKMKQVMRISQAMDAESERCPLDECIGRTSGEFAYLYPPGIPLIVPGEQISGHFVKNVRRYLEQGFEVQGLSDQTSETVCVVRNE
- the metK gene encoding methionine adenosyltransferase; this encodes MEKILFTSESVTEGHPDKVCDSISDAILDAMMAQDPMSRVACETATTTGLVLVMGEITTKANVDIQKIVRDTIREIGYDNADYGFDADTCAVITSLDKQSTDIAMGVDKALEQKEDDMNEDELDSIGAGDQGLQFGYASNETEEYMPYAINMAHKLAQQLTKVRKDGTLKYLRPDGKTQVTVEYDEAGKPKRIDAVVCSTQHDPDVTQEQIHEDIKKYVFDAIIPADMVDADTKYFINPTGRFVIGGPHGDSGLTGRKIIVDTYGGTGRHGGGAFSGKDCTKVDRSAAYAARYVAKNIVAAGLADKCEIQLSYAIGVAHPTSVSVNTFGTGKLSETKLVEIVRENFDLRPAGIIKMLDLRRPIYKQTAAYGHFGRTDVDLPWEHLDKVETLKKYLCNSYE
- a CDS encoding class C sortase; the encoded protein is MRKNKKKNYIGLGLLFLIGLSILLYPMVSDAWNRYRDSLLISNYSSSVSSDDNSEKIDSMWKAAQEYNEQIKQESVPDAFSVRDGQTDSTYESLLNLNGDGMMGYVEIPVIDVSIPIYHYTTDESLEKGAGHLFGSSLPVGGKSTHCILSAHRGLPSAKLFTDLNLVEEGDVFYLHVLGKTLAYEVDQILTVLPEQTESLGITAGDDYVTLVTCTPYAVNTHRLLVRGHRVPMKAAKAVQKAEKKVTGITNPTLPMLALCVVIGIVIAVILVAGINSVQNKKRRRK